The Oncorhynchus tshawytscha isolate Ot180627B linkage group LG08, Otsh_v2.0, whole genome shotgun sequence genome window below encodes:
- the LOC112256925 gene encoding tudor domain-containing 6 codes for MCSIPGLPIPGSQVTVLITRVNLNPICSLVELWGNFDQERQHAYQQMRRVQIPRQRFCESEGNPGDLCLAHLNGTWHRARIISRHGHHYNVFLIDEGRAHVATNNTLAWGQNDCFLLPPEVEFCVLANVSPLSHENKWTPTASDFLDSLCGKTVNGMVQDVLMPDRTVLLYIPIINKHMYEVGFARKLPSDKFKQLVLSSLNFPKSQVSSTETLPPTVSHKRTDAGREIEKFQQFFYPELLTDFIETVEVTEVINPQRIFCKLSIFSQELKKLSEQINEYYEGRSTFCKARQTASGAPCAARGSNGKWYRSLLQQDIGSESAVEVLLVDNGKTDFVHVGDIRPLAAKFFRMPVVTYVCSLHGIEDRGIGWTVDEIKYLKSVLLHKTVIAKFEYHNLSEGINCVTLYGDDNVNINNLFGVKERCLLESERPPPRVTEKSFATDIQNSVHPLTTPHFPSATETVLNEHWFQVGITMEVKVSCIESPAKFWCQMAQESTSLQILMQEMQYHYTSSPPQQIDGDICVALDHDNGMWYRARIVENDRSPHVDVRFIDYGQTRRVSLQDLRPLDPVFRRLKTQAFQCFLQNLNTPTSPVPAEWSDAASSEFQKFVDSTADSNVGLKCTVHAVMRDTQGLVINMVDIETPVQSACKLLVQKGVKAPAPLKSPPLSSAPPDTKNFSLHNIEVGGKEKVWITSAKSVAHFYGQLERNSHVNDKLTKDLQHFCHQPLQSTNCPQSLETVCFAKYTDNQWYRGQIKATHPTLEVHFVDYGDTVTLSQSDILPCPVEAVSLMSVPVQAVPFGLFGIPEDVSQEVNRWFEKHATDLRFTITAVAKDSGGKLLVELYDGTTHINEMVREKLKEVRPGKEIILVQSPSLSSKLSTTSRCADQFQTKLNLPEYVQMPTSQDWAARGTVIKHSSTAMCFTSPQRRVGQSTPQQSLLDQPEKKPMVEHDGQMCRFSKLTDLPSRHLKPGLVTEVYVSHCNSHSSFFIQLTKDEDDIFSLVEKLNGSQSSCDATPVDLNELQLGDLVNAEYPEDSSWYRAVVRRKPGNGTVHVEFIDFGNEAIIPSLKVKQLDKQFIEYPRFSIHCVLGRITNANNKETWEEDVTSMIKKATTTENAEKKLACAFMKETGSVWEVSLEDQGIVLAHSLVEASQTGRADVSQLSCSGENTIPLLYKKPSVSQNQALDVYASSIVEPNYFWCQHANSEELYRISRIVQEFVNSALQDPVLMDTLNPRSPCLAFFAEDNQWYRAQIVHKTNDLFTVLFVDYGNESEVDLKAIRSIPPPLLESAPQAFLCSLAGVEHPEGAWDNNTVDEFYQLIVDKPLKVTVQKMYNDLESLPTQYQVKVECEEHVINDLMRSYLHCSDLHVHSKTECADELFSSDMTISNETLNRSEYKRLTQEITPKLNSTEAPVMDRSPSTTQCSGDTLAVRTISYNGLAGVSSSGSNVPSESVPKLETLPKRSIKPGWVSDVYVSQCNSPSSFFVQLVEDEKCLFSLVESLNSDQSDGVALKNVVNLQPGDLVNSEFPDDCSWYRAVILETNGEDKIHVQYIDFGNEAFISPLKVCRLDTQFLEHPRFSIHCSLSGLADTKYKGLEQEICCQFKKVAGADSARKWECKFIKDTGSTWEVCLDQNIILTDSLNMCCSAGDSTHLDRQSPSSGSLPSQIERIDREHNTQLQFWKLDIVLGQTLDVYASSIAGPGYFWCQYANSEELAEISKVCQLIGNSEHKDTVLMSTLSPGSLCLALFAEDKQWYRAQIVSKMDVISVVFVDYGNESETDLKSLKSVPPQLLEHPPQAFLCSLAEFENSEGSWDDNALDGFHELLADKPLKVTVQSMDNNIKLPIPQYQVKVECEELIVNDFMKTCWRGSPTESQSEEAANHCNCQREETDD; via the coding sequence ATGTGTTCCATTCCTGGATTGCCAATTCCAGGATCCCAAGTCACAGTTCTCATTACAAGGGTAAACCTAAATCCTATCTGTTCTCTAGTGGAATTATGGGGAAACTTTGATCAAGAAAGGCAACATGCTTACCAGCAAATGAGAAGGGTTCAGATTCCCAGACAGAGGTTTTGTGAATCAGAAGGAAACCCCGGAGACTTGTGTCTAGCTCATCTGAATGGAACCTGGCACAGAGCTAGGATCATTTCTAGACATGGGCATCATTACAATGTGTTTCTCATTGATGAAGGGAGAGCTCATGTTGCTACAAACAACACCTTAGCATGGGGTCAGAATGACTGTTTTCTTTTACCTCCAGAAGTGGAGTTCTGTGTTCTTGCCAATGTATCCCCCTTATCCCATGAAAACAAATGGACTCCAACAGCCTCAGATTTTTTGGATTCTCTTTGCGGCAAAACGGTCAATGGAATGGTTCAGGATGTATTGATGCCAGACAGAACAGTCCTCCTTTATATTCCGATCATTAACAAACATATGTATGAAGTCGGCTTTGCCAGAAAACTTCCCAGTGACAAGTTCAAACAACTTGTTCTATCGTCTCTGAACTTTCCAAAGAGTCAGGTCTCCTCCACAGAGACATTGCCACCTACAGTGTCACACAAACGGACTGATGCTGGGAGAGAAATTGAGAAGTTTCAACAATTCTTCTATCCAGAACTGCTAACAGACTTCATTGAGACTGTGGAAGTCACAGAGGTGATAAACCCACAGCGTATCTTCTGCAAACTCTCAATTTTCTCTCAGGAGCTGAAGAAACTCTCTGAGCAGATTAATGAATACTATGAAGGAAGATCTACTTTTTGCAAGGCCAGACAGACGGCCTCAGGCGCTCCATGTGCAGCAAGGGGGAGCAATGGCAAGTGGTATCGATCTCTGCTACAGCAGGACATTGGATCAGAGAGTGCTGTGGAAGTACTACTTGTCGATAATGGGAAGACGGACTTTGTCCATGTGGGTGACATCAGACCACTGGCTGCCAAGTTCTTCAGAATGCCAGTTGTAACTTATGTTTGCTCCCTCCACGGTATTGAGGACAGAGGCATTGGATGGACAGTGGATGAAATCAAGTATCTGAAATCTGTGCTGCTGCACAAGACTGTCATTGCCAAATTTGAATATCACAACTTGTCAGAGGGCATCAACTGTGTGACACTCTATGGAGACGACAATGTAAACATCAACAATCtttttggagtgaaagagagatgtCTTCTGGAGTCAGAGAGGCCTCCACCACGAGTCACAGAGAAAAGCTTTGCCACAGACATACAAAACAGTGTGCATCCCCTTACCACTCCACACTTTCCGTCAGCAACAGAGACTGTCCTCAATGAACATTGGTTCCAGGTAGGAATCACCATGGAAGTCAAAGTATCTTGCATTGAAAGTCCGGCAAAATTCTGGTGCCAGATGGCACAGGAGAGTACAAGTCTTCAGATCCTTATGCAAGAAATGCAGTATCATTATACCTCCAGTCCTCCACAGCAAATTGATGGAGACATTTGTGTTGCTCTGGATCATGACAATGGTATGTGGTACAGAGCACGGATTGTTGAGAATGATCGGTCTCCCCATGTAGATGTGCGGTTCATAGATTACGGACAAACCAGGCGTGTCTCTCTGCAGGATTTGCGCCCCCTGGACCCAGTGTTTCGAAGACTGAAGACCCAGGCCTTTCAGTGTTTCCTGCAGAATCTGAACACTCCTACAAGTCCTGTTCCAGCAGAGTGGAGTGATGCTGCCTCATCGGAGTTCCAGAAGTTTGTAGATTCCACTGCTGACTCTAATGTAGGATTGAAATGCACCGTACATGCAGTCATGCGTGACACCCAAGGCTTGGTGATTAATATGGTAGATATTGAAACACCAGTTCAAAGTGCATGCAAACTTCTGGTTCAGAAAGGAGTAAAGGCCCCAGCTCCTCTAAAATCTCCTCCACTTTCTTCTGCCCCGCCCGACACGAAAAACTTCTCATTACACAACATCGAAgttggagggaaagagaaggtgtGGATAACTAGTGCAAAAAGTGTTGCTCACTTCTATGGCCAGCTTGAAAGAAATTCTCATGTGAATGACAAATTGACAAAAGATCTTCAGCATTTTTGCCACCAACCACTGCAGAGCACAAACTGTCCTCAATCACTAGAAACGGTTTGTTTTGCTAAATACACTGATAACCAGTGGTACAGAGGACAGATTAAAGCAACACATCCAACCCTTGAGGTTCACTTTGTGGATTATGGGGACACAGTCACATTGAGTCAATCAGACATCCTTCCCTGTCCTGTAGAAGCCGTCTCGCTCATGTCAGTTCCTGTGCAAGCTGTTCCATTTGGACTTTTCGGTATTCCAGAAGATGTATCCCAAGAGGTCAACCGCTGGTTTGAAAAGCATGCCACAGACCTGCGCTTTACTATCACAGCGGTGGCTAAAGACTCTGGTGGAAAGCTTTTAGTTGAACTGTATGACGGAACAACACATATAAATGAGATGGTTAGAGAGAAGCTAAAAGAGGTGAGACCGGGAAAAGAAATAATTTTAGTCCAATCGCCTTCTCTGAGCTCTAAACTATCAACTACTTCAAGATGCGCAGATCAATTTCAGACCAAATTGAATTTGCCAGAATATGTGCAAATGCCAACATCTCAGGATTGGGCTGCGAGGGGAACAGTAATTAAGCACAGTAGCACTGCAATGTGTTTCACATCCCCGCAAAGAAGAGTTGGACAGTCTACTCCTCAGCAGTCACTGTTGGACCAACCTGAAAAGAAGCCCATGGTTGAACATGATGGACAGATGTGTCGTTTCTCCAAACTCACAGACCTTCCCTCAAGACACTTGAAACCAGGGTTGGTAACAGAGGTGTATGTTTCACACTGTAACAGCCACTCTAGTTTCTTTATTCAGTTGACAAAGGATGAAGATGATATATTCTCTCTTGTGGAGAAACTAAATGGCTCACAGTCATCTTGTGATGCCACTCCAGTTGACTTGAACGAACTGCAGCTCGGTGACTTGGTGAATGCGGAGTATCCTGAAGACAGCTCATGGTATCGTGCAGTCGTTAGGCGCAAACCTGGGAATGGAACCGTTCATGTTGAATTCATAGACTTTGGAAATGAAGCAATTATTCCATCCCTGAAAGTGAAACAACTCGACAAGCAGTTCATAGAATATCCCAGGTTCAGTATTCACTGTGTACTTGGTAGAATAACTAATGCTAACAACAaagagacatgggaggaagatGTCACATCGATGATCAAAAAGGCTACAACAACAGAAAACGCTGAGAAGAAACTGGCATGCGCATTCATGAAGGAGACCGGATCAGTTTGGGAGGTCAGTCTAGAAGATCAAGGTATTGTGTTGGCACATTCGTTAGTTGAAGCTAGTCAAACAGGCAGAGCAGATGTATCACAACTGTCTTGTTCAGGTGAAAACACGATTCCCCTGCTGTACAAGAAGCCAAGCGTTTCCCAAAACCAGGCTTTAGATGTCTATGCGTCCTCTATAGTTGAACCTAACTACTTCTGGTGTCAACATGCAAACTCTGAGGAGCTTTACAGGATCTCAAGAATTGTTCAAGAGTTTGTAAACTCTGCCCTGCAGGACCCTGTCCTAATGGATACCCTGAACCCCAGAAGTCCTTGTCTGGCTTTCTTTGCTGAAGACAACCAATGGTATCGAGCTCAGATCGTTCACAAAACGAATGATCTTTTCACTGTTCTTTTTGTGGACTATGGAAATGAGTCCGAAGTTGATCTCAAGGCGATAAGGTCAATTCCACCTCCGCTACTAGAGAGCGCCCCTCAGGCCTTCCTGTGTTCTCTGGCTGGAGTTGAGCACCCAGAAGGCGCCTGGGATAACAACACTGTTGATGAGTTTTACCAGCTTATCGTTGACAAACCACTGAAAGTTACAGTTCAGAAAATGTATAATGATCTGGAAAGTCTCCCCACACAATACCAGGTCAAAGTGGAGTGTGAGGAACATGTTATCAACGACTTGATGAGAAGTTACTTGCATTGCTCTGATTTGCACGTCCACAGCAAAACAGAGTGTGCTGACGAGCTCTTCTCCTCTGACATGACCATTTCAAATGAAACCTTGAACCGGTCTGAGTATAAACGTCTTACACAAGAAATAACTCCCAAATTGAATTCCACTGAGGCTCCAGTGATGGATAGATCACCAAGCACCACGCAATGTTCAGGAGACACTCTGGCAGTCAGGACAATCTCTTATAATGGTCTTGCAGGAGTCTCCTCAAGTGGATCCAATGTTCCTTCCGAGAGtgtccccaaacttgaaactcttCCAAAACGATCAATAAAACCAGGTTGGGTATCagatgtctatgtttcacaaTGCAACAGTCCATCAAGTTTCTTTGTTCAATTAGTAGAGGATGAAAAGTGTCTGTTCTCTCTTGTGGAAAGTCTCAATTCTGACCAATCAGATGGTGTTGCACTCAAGAACGTTGTCAATCTGCAGCCAGGGGATCTGGTGAATTCTGAGTTTCCAGATGACTGTTCCTGGTATCGTGCAGTCATTCTAGAAACAAATGGAGAAGACAAAATTCATGTGCAATACATAGACTTTGGTAATGAAGCATTCATTTCACCCCTCAAGGTTTGCAGGCTGGACACCCAGTTCCTGGAGCACCCAAGATTTAGTATCCATTGTTCTTTAAGTGGACTTGCGGACACTAAATACAAAGGATTGGAGCAGGAAATTTGTTGCCAATTCAAAAAAGTTGCAGGTGCGGACAGTGCAAGGAAATGGGAATGTAAGTTCATCAAAGACACTGGATCCACATGGGAGGTCTGTCTGGACCAGAACATCATACTAACAGATTCACTAAATATGTGTTGTTCAGCTGGAGACTCTACTCACCTTGACCGACAAAGCCCAAGTTCTGGATCTTTGCCATCCCAGATAGAGAGGATTGACAGAGAGCATAATACACAGCTGCAATTCTGGAAACTGGATATAGTCCTGGGACAGACTTTGGATGTGTACGCCTCCTCCATAGCGGGCCCTGGTTATTTCTGGTGCCAGTATGCAAACTCTGAGGAGCTTGCTGAAATCTCTAAAGTTTGTCAGCTCATTGGAAACTCTGAGCATAAGGACACAGTCCTCATGTCTACCCTGAGCCCTGGAAGTCTTTGTCTGGCTCTCTTTGCCGAAGACAAGCAATGGTA